In one Candidatus Binataceae bacterium genomic region, the following are encoded:
- a CDS encoding glycosyltransferase family 2 protein yields the protein MTEPAHLSGISVFLPCHNEEGNVERVAASLEAELPSVAGRHEIVIVDDGSCDRTGEIADRLAAANPHIKVVHHPVNRGYGAAVISGIRACHEPWVVLCDGDGQFDASDIARLVAKAPEYNVVVGNRTRRADPLMRRVNGKAWTVLMRLLLGIRVSDIDCGLKLFRRDLLEGIDLEAKGAMISAELMAQLTGRGAKVCEVEVRHLPRLTGEQSGASLKVITRAFRELFLLYGRLHSARVKGEPTARREN from the coding sequence GTGACTGAGCCGGCTCATCTGTCCGGTATCAGCGTCTTCCTGCCCTGTCACAACGAGGAAGGCAACGTCGAGCGCGTGGCGGCGTCACTCGAAGCTGAACTGCCGAGCGTCGCCGGGCGGCACGAAATCGTAATCGTCGACGACGGAAGCTGCGACCGGACCGGGGAGATCGCCGACCGCCTCGCGGCCGCCAATCCGCACATCAAGGTAGTTCATCATCCGGTCAATCGCGGTTACGGGGCCGCCGTAATCTCCGGCATCCGCGCTTGCCACGAGCCGTGGGTCGTGCTGTGCGACGGCGACGGCCAGTTCGACGCGTCCGACATCGCCCGCCTCGTGGCAAAGGCGCCGGAGTATAATGTAGTCGTCGGTAACCGGACGCGCCGCGCCGACCCGTTGATGCGGCGGGTCAACGGCAAGGCATGGACAGTGCTGATGCGGCTTCTGCTGGGCATCCGTGTCAGCGATATCGATTGCGGGCTGAAACTTTTCCGGCGCGATCTGCTCGAGGGAATCGACCTGGAGGCCAAGGGTGCGATGATCTCGGCCGAGCTGATGGCGCAGCTGACGGGCCGAGGAGCGAAAGTTTGCGAAGTCGAGGTGCGTCACCTGCCGCGGCTGACCGGAGAGCAATCGGGAGCGAGTCTCAAGGTGATCACGCGCGCGTTCCGGGAGCTGTTTCTGCTCTATGGACGGCTGCACAGCGCGCGCGTCAAGGGCGAGCCAACGGCGCGGCGGGAAAACTAA
- a CDS encoding flavin reductase family protein has translation MAIEKNELRRVMGHFATGVTVITTVSSDGKPYGLTANAFTSVSLDPPLLLISVDKKAESYPYFEESKVFTVNILADDQEALSRRFAVSGGPKFEGVAYRAGANGAAIIDGTLGYIECKLAATYPGGDHTIYLGEIQEAATVDRKPLLFFRGGYRALGD, from the coding sequence ATGGCTATCGAAAAAAATGAGCTGCGCCGGGTGATGGGACATTTCGCCACCGGTGTCACCGTGATCACCACCGTCTCGAGCGACGGCAAGCCTTACGGGCTGACGGCCAATGCCTTCACCTCGGTCTCGCTGGATCCGCCGCTGCTGCTGATCTCGGTGGACAAGAAGGCCGAGAGCTATCCTTATTTCGAGGAGAGCAAGGTCTTCACGGTGAATATCCTGGCCGACGACCAGGAAGCGCTATCTCGCCGCTTCGCGGTCAGCGGCGGCCCCAAGTTCGAGGGCGTCGCCTATCGGGCAGGCGCCAACGGGGCCGCGATCATCGACGGCACGCTCGGTTATATCGAATGCAAGCTTGCCGCGACCTACCCCGGCGGCGACCACACCATCTACCTGGGCGAGATCCAGGAGGCCGCGACCGTCGATCGCAAGCCCCTGCTATTCTTCCGTGGCGGCTACCGCGCCCTCGGTGACTGA
- a CDS encoding flavin reductase family protein has product MDKDLARAFSSLTTGIYVLTVVDGGHYHGMSSSWATQVSGEPPLFTAAVDNNHFSRAALARTGVFGFNIVGARGKALEDYFYSSRARRPDNLTDIEYELSPVLGVPWLKQAMVSIEARVVNSVVAGDHTIFVAEPMGVRVASNQRPLTSLDLDYVYLGGREVLPRDRSGW; this is encoded by the coding sequence ATGGATAAGGACCTCGCGCGCGCCTTCTCGTCCCTCACCACCGGTATTTACGTGCTGACCGTGGTCGACGGCGGTCATTATCACGGGATGTCGTCGTCGTGGGCGACCCAGGTCTCGGGCGAGCCGCCGCTCTTCACGGCGGCCGTCGACAACAATCATTTCTCGCGCGCCGCGCTGGCGCGCACGGGGGTATTCGGCTTCAACATCGTGGGCGCGCGTGGCAAGGCGCTGGAGGACTACTTCTACTCATCGCGGGCGCGCCGCCCGGACAACCTGACGGATATCGAATACGAGTTGTCGCCCGTCCTCGGCGTGCCGTGGCTCAAGCAGGCGATGGTCTCGATCGAGGCGCGCGTGGTGAACAGCGTCGTCGCCGGCGACCATACGATATTCGTTGCGGAGCCGATGGGCGTTCGCGTCGCGAGTAATCAGCGTCCGCTGACCTCGCTCGATCTCGACTACGTATATTTGGGCGGCCGCGAGGTCCTGCCGCGCGACCGTTCCGGATGGTAG
- a CDS encoding L,D-transpeptidase, with protein MKRALRSAPVGAILAIASAIGCVAGVSALDYPAGAASAAAPSAATSLASAAAAADASAPAAAGQPVVSSAPRPGQWVVLPPVVPVAAPSPGMAAYSAPTPATAIAAAVATPVTPAGAVAAATPLAAATAMATPAAAVAAMPLAPPAVMASVPALPAAAPVTASGAPAQAFSVGGAAVSAAAPAAMPSPPRLAALRPPRGEAPPMAPTWVSTPGATTTPVPASAAPAGGPGAAANDRPTPGMIALRNTADPTVVNNPYNWSVMVYKSQHRLVVYFRGHLYKEYHAVFGRNLDPGTKLWSGDRRTPEGAYTIIAKRLNARWRYFLKLNYPNNADRARYEQLVADGEVPRYRGRAISPGDGIGIHGTDEPILNTGNVNWTTGCISVDNGAIEELEALLPVGTLVVIKH; from the coding sequence ATGAAACGGGCTCTGCGCTCCGCTCCTGTGGGAGCGATTTTAGCTATTGCGAGCGCGATCGGATGCGTCGCGGGCGTCTCCGCGCTTGATTATCCCGCAGGCGCCGCCTCGGCCGCGGCGCCATCCGCGGCGACATCGCTCGCATCCGCCGCGGCCGCGGCGGACGCGTCAGCGCCGGCCGCGGCCGGCCAACCCGTCGTATCGTCTGCTCCGAGGCCCGGGCAATGGGTGGTGCTGCCGCCGGTTGTGCCGGTGGCAGCGCCCAGTCCGGGCATGGCCGCCTACTCCGCACCGACGCCCGCGACAGCAATCGCGGCCGCCGTAGCGACGCCCGTCACGCCTGCGGGCGCGGTTGCGGCCGCGACCCCACTCGCCGCGGCGACCGCCATGGCGACTCCGGCTGCGGCCGTCGCGGCGATGCCGCTCGCGCCGCCGGCCGTTATGGCTTCGGTTCCCGCGCTGCCCGCGGCGGCGCCCGTCACTGCGAGCGGGGCGCCGGCTCAGGCGTTCTCGGTCGGCGGCGCAGCCGTAAGCGCGGCAGCGCCGGCGGCGATGCCGTCGCCGCCGCGCCTGGCGGCGCTCAGGCCGCCGCGCGGCGAGGCGCCGCCGATGGCGCCGACGTGGGTGTCCACGCCGGGCGCCACGACGACGCCGGTGCCTGCGTCCGCGGCGCCTGCGGGCGGCCCGGGCGCGGCGGCCAACGATAGGCCGACGCCGGGCATGATCGCGCTGCGCAACACGGCCGACCCGACGGTCGTGAACAATCCATATAACTGGTCAGTGATGGTCTATAAGTCGCAGCATCGGCTGGTCGTTTATTTCCGCGGACACCTTTACAAGGAGTATCACGCGGTCTTCGGGCGCAACCTCGACCCCGGAACCAAGCTCTGGTCGGGCGACCGCCGCACTCCCGAGGGCGCCTACACGATCATCGCCAAGCGCCTGAACGCGCGATGGCGTTACTTTCTTAAACTCAACTATCCCAATAACGCGGATCGCGCCCGCTACGAGCAGCTCGTCGCCGATGGCGAAGTGCCGCGCTACAGGGGTCGCGCGATCTCTCCGGGCGACGGAATCGGAATCCACGGCACTGACGAGCCGATCCTCAACACCGGGAACGTCAACTGGACCACCGGATGCATCTCGGTCGACAACGGTGCGATCGAGGAGCTCGAAGCCCTTCTGCCGGTCGGCACGCTCGTGGTAATCAAGCACTGA
- a CDS encoding iron-containing alcohol dehydrogenase encodes MEPIAGEFSFTRLEKVTFGPGKAASLGHELERRGLKRALVVTGKTLGASKLLDRVTAAAGPRLAGVFKGASQHVPSHTVAALVEEYKRIGADSMVSFGGGSPIDTVKVAAKRILEGDRPGAADAGTIDFEAGDVTGGPDLIHIAMPTTLSAGEFTPIGGVTDEKSNVKGGVVDPRLIPRTIILDPELTVETPAWLWAATGMRAMDHAVEVIYSSRHQPIVDALAARAIAMLLENLPASLKTTGAESLAHRGQCQLAAWFSIFGIMSTRVGISHALGHQIGPMWDVPHGVTSCITLPHVMRFMADVAPARFGPIAEGFGVRFDPQNPRPAAIECAERMAKFIAQFEVPHRLRDAGVPREQIGTIADTVLDEVEHANTVGAPVTRGNLVQLLEAAY; translated from the coding sequence ATGGAGCCAATTGCGGGTGAATTCAGTTTTACGCGCCTGGAGAAGGTGACGTTCGGGCCGGGCAAGGCCGCGAGCCTCGGACACGAACTCGAGCGCCGGGGGCTCAAGCGCGCGCTGGTCGTGACGGGCAAGACGCTGGGAGCGTCCAAGCTCCTGGACAGAGTGACCGCCGCTGCCGGACCGCGCCTGGCGGGAGTGTTCAAGGGCGCAAGCCAGCACGTGCCGTCGCATACGGTCGCCGCGCTGGTCGAGGAGTACAAGCGCATTGGCGCCGACAGTATGGTGAGCTTCGGCGGCGGAAGCCCGATCGACACGGTTAAAGTCGCCGCCAAGCGCATCCTGGAGGGCGATCGGCCCGGCGCCGCCGACGCGGGCACCATCGACTTCGAAGCGGGCGACGTGACGGGCGGGCCCGACCTTATTCATATCGCGATGCCGACGACGCTCTCGGCGGGAGAGTTCACCCCGATCGGCGGCGTCACCGACGAGAAAAGCAACGTCAAGGGCGGCGTGGTCGATCCGCGGCTCATCCCCCGCACGATCATCCTCGACCCTGAGCTCACGGTGGAAACCCCGGCCTGGCTCTGGGCGGCGACCGGGATGCGCGCGATGGATCATGCGGTCGAGGTTATCTATTCCTCGCGTCATCAGCCGATCGTCGATGCGCTCGCTGCGCGCGCCATCGCGATGCTGCTCGAGAATCTGCCGGCTTCGCTCAAGACCACGGGCGCCGAGTCGCTCGCGCATCGCGGACAGTGCCAGCTCGCGGCGTGGTTTTCGATCTTCGGCATCATGAGCACGCGCGTGGGTATCTCGCACGCGCTGGGCCATCAGATCGGACCGATGTGGGACGTGCCGCACGGGGTGACCTCGTGCATCACGCTGCCGCACGTGATGCGCTTCATGGCCGACGTCGCACCCGCGCGCTTCGGGCCGATCGCCGAGGGATTCGGCGTGCGCTTCGATCCGCAAAACCCGCGCCCGGCTGCGATCGAGTGCGCGGAGCGGATGGCGAAGTTCATCGCGCAGTTCGAAGTTCCGCACCGCTTGCGCGACGCCGGCGTGCCGCGCGAGCAAATCGGGACGATCGCCGACACGGTGCTCGACGAGGTCGAGCATGCGAACACGGTCGGCGCGCCGGTAACGCGTGGGAACCTCGTCCAGCTGCTCGAGGCGGCATACTAA
- a CDS encoding amino acid permease, with protein MAGAARDTAAGPGGLKAELSLFDSITIVAGSMIGSAIFIVSADIARHVGSPAALLAVWIAAGVMTIAGALAYGELAAMMPQAGGQYVYLREAYGGMPAFLFGWTLLLVIQTGTIAAVAVACARFGAVLWPALGGPMWLGWESVGLDAERTGAITVIAFLTFVNLRGLDMGRAVQNFFTSAKVLSLAFIILLGCIVAPNHAAVEINFVNGFFGPGQWSMGFVGAFGAAMVGSLFAADAWASVTFTAAEIRNPRRDLPRALALGTGLVILLYVLTNVAYLCQLPAVAAPAAPPAGGALGQRLFALGIAGAPRDRVAAAAMQMVWGNAGGVITAVLVMLSGFGCANGLILTGARVLYAMAHDGVFFPSAGRLNRARVPAAALVIQAVWAAVLTLSGTYSELLDYVIFAQLLFYVITVGAVFVMRARRPDAPRPYRAWGYPWLPAGYIVAAVALMADLLVVKPRYTWGGLLIVLSGVPVYWYLHRRALRAAESARAAAGGGDWT; from the coding sequence ATGGCAGGAGCGGCGCGCGATACGGCGGCGGGGCCGGGCGGACTCAAGGCCGAGCTGTCGCTCTTCGACTCGATCACTATTGTCGCCGGCTCGATGATCGGCTCGGCCATCTTCATCGTCTCGGCGGATATCGCGCGCCACGTTGGCTCGCCGGCTGCGCTGCTCGCGGTATGGATCGCCGCGGGCGTGATGACGATCGCCGGCGCGCTCGCCTATGGCGAACTGGCGGCGATGATGCCGCAGGCGGGCGGCCAGTACGTCTATCTGCGCGAGGCGTACGGCGGGATGCCGGCGTTCCTGTTCGGATGGACGCTGCTGCTGGTGATCCAGACCGGAACGATAGCGGCGGTCGCCGTCGCTTGCGCCCGCTTCGGCGCGGTACTCTGGCCGGCGCTGGGCGGCCCGATGTGGCTTGGATGGGAGAGCGTGGGGCTCGACGCCGAGCGCACGGGCGCGATCACCGTGATCGCGTTTCTCACCTTTGTCAACCTGCGCGGGCTCGACATGGGGCGCGCGGTGCAGAATTTCTTCACCAGCGCCAAGGTGCTCTCGCTCGCCTTCATAATCCTGCTCGGATGTATCGTGGCGCCCAACCATGCCGCGGTCGAAATCAACTTCGTCAACGGATTTTTCGGCCCCGGTCAGTGGTCGATGGGATTCGTCGGGGCGTTTGGCGCCGCGATGGTCGGCTCGCTGTTCGCGGCCGACGCCTGGGCGAGCGTCACTTTCACCGCGGCCGAGATTCGCAACCCCAGGCGCGACCTCCCGCGCGCGCTTGCACTCGGCACCGGCCTTGTAATCCTCCTCTACGTGCTCACCAACGTCGCTTACTTATGCCAGCTGCCGGCGGTCGCGGCACCCGCGGCTCCGCCCGCCGGCGGCGCACTCGGGCAGCGGCTCTTCGCTCTCGGTATCGCGGGCGCGCCGCGCGACCGCGTCGCGGCGGCGGCGATGCAGATGGTGTGGGGCAACGCCGGCGGCGTAATCACCGCAGTGCTGGTCATGCTGTCGGGTTTCGGATGCGCCAACGGACTGATCCTGACCGGCGCGCGCGTGCTTTACGCGATGGCGCACGATGGCGTGTTCTTTCCTTCCGCGGGCCGACTCAACCGCGCGCGCGTCCCGGCCGCGGCGCTGGTGATACAGGCGGTATGGGCCGCGGTGCTGACGCTCTCGGGAACCTACTCGGAGCTGCTCGATTACGTGATTTTCGCGCAGCTCCTTTTTTATGTGATCACAGTCGGCGCGGTGTTCGTGATGCGCGCACGGCGTCCCGACGCGCCGCGTCCTTATCGTGCGTGGGGCTACCCGTGGCTGCCCGCGGGGTACATCGTGGCCGCGGTTGCGCTGATGGCCGATCTGCTGGTGGTCAAGCCACGCTACACCTGGGGCGGATTGCTGATCGTGCTAAGCGGCGTCCCGGTTTACTGGTATCTGCATCGCCGCGCGCTGCGTGCGGCCGAATCCGCCCGCGCCGCCGCCGGCGGCGGCGACTGGACGTAA
- a CDS encoding RidA family protein produces MDDIVRISSAAPWEPIFGYSRAVRAGDWVAVSGSTGLDEHGQLTGRGQIYVQTRQAISNIAAALRRLGVGLERVVRTRVYVTELDRFGDVARAHQEMFGAAPPASTVVQVARLVHPDMLVEIEADAYAGPAATTVARPTVAVRAVPASKGRVPRKGAMAPAARPRRKTARRR; encoded by the coding sequence ATGGACGATATCGTCCGCATCTCCAGCGCCGCGCCCTGGGAACCAATCTTCGGCTACTCGCGCGCCGTAAGGGCGGGCGACTGGGTCGCGGTGTCGGGCAGCACCGGGCTCGACGAGCACGGTCAGCTGACAGGCCGCGGACAGATTTACGTCCAGACGCGCCAGGCGATCAGCAATATTGCTGCGGCGCTGCGCCGGCTGGGAGTAGGGCTCGAGCGCGTCGTGCGCACCCGGGTTTACGTGACCGAACTCGATCGTTTCGGCGACGTCGCACGCGCGCATCAGGAGATGTTCGGCGCGGCGCCGCCCGCCTCGACCGTGGTCCAGGTCGCCCGCCTGGTCCATCCCGACATGCTGGTGGAGATCGAAGCCGACGCGTACGCCGGCCCCGCGGCGACGACGGTGGCGCGGCCCACGGTCGCGGTTCGCGCCGTACCCGCATCCAAAGGCCGCGTGCCGCGCAAGGGCGCGATGGCGCCGGCGGCGCGTCCGCGGCGCAAGACCGCGCGCCGCCGCTAA
- a CDS encoding NADH-quinone oxidoreductase subunit N, whose protein sequence is MTQFNWSVINFAWVPILPLIVVGAGAMGVLLAGVETDDEESGALGILSIALFVFAAILTMLLFSGPPSLTFSGALSVSSYSAYFELLVLIASAMTALISVEYAADARLPGAEYYALLMFAALGMMLMAAADDLIVIFLGLETMSIAVYALAGFLRRDPRSNEAALKYFLLGAFSTGFLLYGIALIYGATGSVKLEPIEAALSRPATDNALLLAGLGLLLIGFGFKVAAVPFHMWTPDAYEGAPTPITGFMAVGVKAAAFAAFVRVFMVHLAPLGPQWTTVMWVMAALTMTVGNLAALVQTNIKRMLAYSAIAHAGYILVGMTAVDSPRAGGAILYYLLGYVFTNLGAFAVVVALERRGARQDDIADYRGLATRHPMLAAAMALFMLSLTGVPPLAGFFGKFYIFSAALDAHLVWLTVIAVLNSVMSAYYYLSVLIAMYAREGGVEPEPMRTRPALVAALVIAAIGTVVIGLFPQPYISSATGAFASALNRAPHHHVVLNR, encoded by the coding sequence ATGACCCAGTTCAACTGGAGCGTTATCAACTTCGCCTGGGTGCCTATCCTGCCGCTCATCGTGGTCGGCGCGGGCGCGATGGGCGTGCTGCTCGCCGGCGTCGAGACCGACGACGAGGAGAGCGGCGCCCTCGGGATTCTGTCGATCGCGCTGTTCGTCTTCGCCGCGATCCTGACGATGCTGCTCTTCAGCGGGCCTCCGTCGCTCACCTTTTCGGGCGCGCTCTCGGTCAGCAGCTACAGCGCTTACTTCGAATTGCTGGTGCTGATCGCCTCGGCGATGACCGCGCTGATTTCGGTCGAGTACGCGGCCGACGCGCGGTTGCCCGGCGCCGAGTACTACGCGCTGCTGATGTTCGCCGCGCTCGGCATGATGCTGATGGCGGCGGCCGACGATCTGATCGTGATCTTCCTCGGCCTCGAGACGATGTCGATCGCGGTCTATGCGCTGGCCGGCTTTTTGCGCCGCGACCCGCGCTCCAATGAGGCCGCGCTCAAGTACTTTCTCCTCGGCGCATTCTCGACCGGCTTCCTGCTCTACGGCATCGCGCTCATCTATGGTGCCACCGGCTCGGTCAAGCTCGAGCCGATCGAGGCCGCCCTCTCGCGTCCAGCCACCGATAACGCCCTGCTGCTCGCCGGACTCGGTCTCCTGCTGATCGGCTTCGGCTTCAAGGTCGCCGCCGTGCCCTTCCATATGTGGACGCCCGACGCCTACGAGGGCGCACCCACGCCGATTACCGGATTCATGGCGGTGGGCGTGAAGGCCGCGGCTTTCGCCGCCTTCGTCCGCGTCTTCATGGTCCACCTGGCGCCGCTCGGCCCGCAATGGACGACGGTGATGTGGGTGATGGCCGCGCTGACCATGACCGTGGGCAACCTGGCCGCTCTGGTGCAGACGAATATCAAGCGGATGCTCGCGTACTCGGCGATCGCGCACGCCGGATACATCCTGGTCGGGATGACCGCGGTCGATTCACCGCGCGCGGGCGGAGCGATCCTCTACTACCTGCTCGGTTACGTCTTCACCAACCTCGGCGCCTTCGCCGTGGTGGTCGCGCTCGAGCGGCGCGGCGCGCGTCAGGACGATATCGCGGACTATCGCGGCCTCGCGACGCGCCATCCGATGCTCGCGGCCGCGATGGCGCTCTTCATGCTGTCGCTGACCGGCGTGCCGCCGCTCGCCGGCTTCTTCGGCAAGTTCTACATCTTCTCCGCGGCGCTCGACGCGCACCTCGTGTGGCTGACGGTAATCGCCGTGCTCAACAGCGTGATGTCGGCCTACTACTATCTGTCGGTGCTGATCGCGATGTACGCGCGCGAAGGCGGCGTGGAGCCGGAGCCGATGCGCACGCGGCCGGCACTGGTCGCGGCGCTGGTCATCGCGGCGATCGGCACGGTCGTTATCGGCCTGTTCCCGCAGCCCTACATCAGCAGCGCTACGGGCGCATTTGCCTCGGCGCTAAACCGCGCGCCGCATCATCACGTCGTATTGAACCGATAG
- a CDS encoding NADH-quinone oxidoreductase subunit M, whose translation MGGSWLTAVIFTPLLGALFVLAQPEERATWRSGFIFSLIPLAISIYLFMAFDPSQAGYQFVERAAWIPQFGISYHLGVDGISLFLVMLTTVLFSLSMLYSGGGDIATRPREFCFFMLVLEMGLLGALLAVDLFLFYVFWELMLIPMYFLIGIWGHGRKYYAAFKFILYTMLGSILMLVAILYLVAAARAHLGQLTFDLPELYGVPLSHSEATWLFAAFALAFAIKVPMWPVHTWLPDAHTEAPTAGSVILAGVMLKMGTYGFLRFAIPLFPEIAIEAAPLFLALAVVGIVYGALVAMVQPDLKRLVAYSSVSHLGFVMLGIFALDPQGVQGAIYQMLNHGISTGGLFLLIGMIYLRRHTREISEFGGLWKSVPIYAAVFMVVMLSSIGLPGLNGFVGEFLILLGTYLSKSLAAEVGVAGLILGALYMLYAYERVMFGPITHAVNRTIADLNARELAVMAPLIALMLLMGLYPRPLLSRMEPSVGALLGRVHAAQARIDGEHREAHALAALAEAKSVAPK comes from the coding sequence ATGGGTGGTTCCTGGCTGACCGCGGTTATCTTCACGCCGCTGTTGGGCGCGCTGTTCGTGCTGGCGCAGCCCGAGGAGCGCGCGACCTGGCGCTCCGGCTTCATCTTCTCGCTCATCCCGCTCGCCATCTCGATCTATCTGTTCATGGCGTTCGACCCCTCGCAGGCCGGCTATCAGTTCGTCGAGCGGGCCGCGTGGATTCCCCAGTTCGGCATCTCGTATCACCTCGGGGTGGACGGGATCAGCCTCTTCCTGGTGATGCTGACCACGGTGCTGTTCTCGCTCTCGATGCTCTATTCGGGCGGCGGCGATATCGCGACGCGGCCGCGCGAGTTCTGCTTCTTCATGCTGGTGCTGGAGATGGGGCTGCTGGGCGCGCTGCTCGCGGTCGATCTCTTCCTGTTCTACGTGTTCTGGGAGCTGATGCTGATCCCGATGTACTTCCTCATCGGCATCTGGGGGCATGGGCGCAAATACTACGCCGCCTTCAAGTTCATCCTGTACACGATGCTCGGCTCGATCCTGATGCTGGTCGCGATCCTTTACCTGGTCGCTGCGGCCCGCGCGCATCTGGGCCAACTGACCTTCGATTTGCCCGAGCTCTACGGCGTGCCGCTAAGCCATTCCGAAGCCACGTGGCTGTTCGCGGCCTTCGCGCTCGCCTTTGCGATCAAGGTGCCGATGTGGCCGGTGCATACCTGGCTGCCCGACGCGCATACCGAGGCACCTACCGCGGGCTCGGTGATCCTGGCCGGCGTGATGCTCAAGATGGGAACCTACGGCTTCCTGCGCTTCGCGATTCCGCTCTTTCCGGAGATCGCGATCGAGGCGGCGCCGCTCTTCCTGGCGCTCGCGGTGGTGGGAATCGTTTACGGCGCGCTGGTCGCGATGGTCCAGCCGGACCTCAAGCGCCTCGTCGCCTACTCCTCGGTCAGCCACCTGGGCTTCGTGATGCTCGGGATCTTCGCGCTCGACCCGCAGGGCGTGCAGGGCGCGATCTACCAGATGCTGAACCATGGAATCTCGACCGGCGGCCTGTTCCTGCTGATCGGGATGATCTACCTGCGCCGCCACACGCGCGAGATTTCCGAGTTCGGCGGGCTCTGGAAGAGCGTGCCGATCTACGCCGCCGTCTTCATGGTGGTGATGCTCTCGTCGATCGGATTGCCCGGGCTTAACGGCTTCGTCGGCGAGTTCCTGATCCTGCTCGGCACTTACCTCAGCAAATCGCTCGCCGCCGAAGTCGGCGTCGCCGGCCTTATCCTCGGCGCGCTCTACATGCTCTATGCCTACGAGCGCGTGATGTTCGGTCCGATCACGCACGCCGTCAACCGCACGATCGCCGATCTGAACGCGCGCGAACTGGCGGTGATGGCGCCGCTTATCGCGCTGATGCTCCTGATGGGGCTCTATCCGCGGCCGCTGCTCAGCCGGATGGAGCCGTCGGTGGGCGCGCTTTTGGGCCGCGTCCACGCCGCGCAGGCGCGAATCGACGGCGAGCATCGCGAGGCCCACGCACTCGCCGCGCTCGCCGAAGCCAAATCCGTGGCCCCCAAATGA